From one Plantibacter flavus genomic stretch:
- a CDS encoding rhodanese-related sulfurtransferase codes for MADPKILLYYAFAPLADPEAIRLWQRDLCESLGLRGRILISKDGINGTVGGELDACKLYVRKTKEHPAFRDLDVKWSDGSGFDEDDPVRTARHRPAPWRRSSDFPKLSVKVREEIVSFGAPGELVVDEHGVTGGGVHLQPTELHELVAERGDDVVFFDGRNAFEAEIGRFAGAVVPDVATTRDFVAELDSGKYDHLKDKPVVTYCTGGIRCEVLSGLMRSRGFGEVYQLDGGIVRYGEQFGDDGLWEGSLYVFDKRGSLEFSDHAAVIGHCVVCDTSTKHLQNCADPSCKTQLVVCEAHADGPDGGPRCAVHAGSDASTDARTGQPA; via the coding sequence GTGGCCGACCCGAAGATCCTCCTCTACTACGCGTTCGCTCCCCTGGCGGACCCGGAGGCGATCCGGCTGTGGCAGCGCGACCTCTGCGAGTCGCTCGGTCTCCGTGGTCGCATCCTCATCTCGAAGGACGGCATCAACGGCACCGTCGGCGGCGAACTCGACGCCTGCAAGCTCTACGTCCGGAAGACGAAGGAGCACCCCGCGTTCCGCGACCTCGATGTGAAGTGGAGCGACGGCTCCGGCTTCGACGAGGACGACCCCGTCCGCACGGCCAGGCACCGGCCCGCGCCCTGGCGTCGGAGTAGCGACTTCCCGAAGCTCAGCGTGAAGGTGCGCGAGGAGATCGTGTCCTTCGGCGCCCCCGGTGAGCTCGTGGTGGACGAGCACGGCGTCACCGGCGGCGGGGTGCACCTGCAGCCGACGGAACTGCATGAGCTCGTCGCGGAGCGCGGCGACGACGTCGTGTTCTTCGACGGCCGGAACGCGTTCGAGGCCGAGATCGGTCGGTTCGCCGGCGCGGTCGTCCCCGACGTCGCGACCACTCGTGACTTCGTCGCCGAACTCGACAGCGGGAAGTACGACCACCTCAAGGACAAGCCCGTCGTCACCTACTGCACGGGCGGCATCCGCTGCGAGGTGCTCTCGGGACTCATGCGATCGCGAGGGTTCGGCGAGGTGTACCAGCTCGACGGCGGTATCGTCCGGTACGGCGAGCAGTTCGGCGACGACGGCCTGTGGGAGGGATCCCTGTACGTGTTCGACAAGCGTGGCTCGCTCGAGTTCAGCGATCACGCGGCCGTCATCGGGCACTGTGTCGTCTGCGACACGTCGACCAAGCACCTGCAGAACTGCGCGGACCCCTCCTGCAAGACGCAGTTGGTCGTGTGCGAGGCGCACGCGGACGGGCCTGACGGCGGCCCGCGATGCGCCGTGCACGCAGGGTCCGACGCCTCCACCGATGCTCGCACCGGCCAGCCCGCCTGA
- the prpB gene encoding methylisocitrate lyase: MLYSETTPAEKRRLFRERLATGELLRFPGAFNPLSARLIEQKGFDGVYISGAVLSADLGLPDIGLTTLTEVAARAKQIARMTELPAIVDADTGFGEPMNVARTVQEIEDAGLAGLHIEDQVNPKRCGHLDGKQVVDTSTALGRIRAAVDARRDANLLIMARTDIAAVDGLDAAIDRAKQLVDAGADAIFPEAMRSLEEFAAVRDAVDVPILANMTEFGKSELFTSQQLADVGVNLVIWPVSLLRIAMGAAGRALDTLNDEGSLTSKLGEMQHRADLYELIDYEGYNRFDTSVFNFTIDR, encoded by the coding sequence ATGCTGTACAGCGAGACCACGCCGGCAGAGAAGCGCCGGCTGTTCCGGGAGCGACTCGCCACCGGTGAGCTGCTGCGCTTCCCGGGCGCGTTCAACCCGCTCTCGGCGAGGCTCATCGAGCAGAAGGGCTTCGACGGCGTCTACATCTCCGGCGCGGTGCTCTCCGCCGACCTCGGGCTGCCCGACATCGGACTGACGACCCTCACCGAGGTCGCCGCTCGCGCCAAGCAGATCGCCCGGATGACCGAGCTGCCCGCGATCGTCGACGCCGACACCGGCTTCGGGGAGCCGATGAACGTCGCGCGCACCGTCCAGGAGATCGAGGACGCCGGGCTCGCCGGGCTCCACATCGAAGACCAGGTCAACCCGAAGCGCTGCGGCCACCTCGACGGCAAGCAGGTCGTCGACACCTCCACCGCACTCGGCCGGATCCGTGCCGCTGTCGACGCTCGGCGCGATGCGAACCTGCTCATCATGGCGCGCACCGACATCGCCGCCGTCGACGGGCTCGACGCCGCGATCGACCGGGCCAAGCAGCTCGTCGACGCCGGAGCCGACGCGATCTTCCCCGAGGCGATGCGGTCGCTCGAGGAGTTCGCCGCCGTCCGCGACGCGGTCGACGTGCCGATCCTCGCCAACATGACGGAGTTCGGCAAGAGCGAGCTGTTCACGAGTCAGCAGCTCGCCGATGTGGGCGTGAACCTCGTCATCTGGCCGGTGTCGCTCCTCCGCATCGCGATGGGCGCCGCGGGTCGCGCGCTCGACACGCTGAACGACGAGGGCTCGCTCACGAGCAAGCTCGGTGAGATGCAGCACCGTGCCGACCTCTACGAACTGATCGACTACGAGGGCTACAACCGCTTCGACACCTCGGTCTTCAACTTCACCATCGACCGGTAG
- a CDS encoding SRPBCC family protein: MTAHFRLRTELAGTMQQAFDLSRSIDAHLGSMADTGERAVGGVTSGLIGLGETVTWRARHFGVSWTMTSRITALEEPHRFTDEQVSGPFRTFRHVHLFEPLERPMGTARTIMLDDVTFSAPFGPLGLVAEHVALTRHLRRLIESRNRWLAEALRQAP; this comes from the coding sequence ATGACCGCCCACTTCCGCCTCCGCACCGAGCTCGCCGGGACGATGCAGCAGGCATTCGACCTCTCGCGGTCGATCGACGCCCACCTCGGCTCGATGGCGGACACCGGTGAACGGGCGGTCGGCGGCGTGACCTCCGGGCTGATCGGCCTCGGTGAGACCGTCACCTGGCGGGCGAGGCACTTCGGTGTGTCGTGGACGATGACGAGTCGGATCACCGCGCTCGAGGAACCCCACCGGTTCACCGACGAACAGGTGTCCGGTCCCTTCCGGACGTTCCGCCACGTCCACCTCTTCGAACCACTCGAGCGACCGATGGGGACGGCGCGGACCATCATGCTCGACGACGTCACGTTCTCGGCGCCGTTCGGTCCGCTCGGCCTCGTGGCCGAACACGTCGCGCTCACCCGGCACCTGCGACGGCTCATCGAGTCGCGGAACCGGTGGTTGGCGGAGGCACTTCGACAGGCTCCGTGA
- a CDS encoding enoyl-CoA hydratase/isomerase family protein, with translation MTSDDTILFDVSDGLAHLTLNRPASLNAIDDRAARRWRDLALEIAERDDVRAVLFDANGPAFCAGGDVLAMSRMGDGSAGSTGAFVTELADIIHEGHRTLQSVAKPIVAAVQGAVAGGGLGFMLVADVIIASDRAKFVSKYADIGLTPDCGVSTLLPEAVGMRRALELTLGPRMLSADEALDWGLVTEVVPAEHLDARAREVAAFWLAGATAAFGQARRLLRESVGRGYQDALDDEARTIGAAIETPESVARVAAFAAASAKRSAASTTTTPKEPTA, from the coding sequence GTGACCAGCGACGACACCATCCTCTTCGACGTGAGCGACGGCCTCGCGCACCTCACGCTCAACCGGCCCGCGAGCCTCAACGCGATCGACGACCGTGCGGCCAGACGGTGGCGCGACCTCGCCCTCGAGATCGCGGAGCGCGACGACGTCCGGGCGGTCCTGTTCGACGCCAACGGACCCGCGTTCTGCGCGGGCGGCGACGTCCTCGCGATGTCGCGGATGGGTGACGGCAGCGCAGGATCGACGGGCGCCTTCGTCACCGAGCTCGCCGACATCATCCACGAGGGCCATCGGACGCTGCAATCGGTCGCGAAGCCGATCGTCGCCGCCGTCCAGGGCGCCGTCGCCGGCGGCGGACTGGGGTTCATGCTCGTCGCCGACGTGATCATCGCATCCGACCGGGCGAAGTTCGTCAGTAAGTACGCCGACATCGGCCTCACGCCCGACTGCGGCGTGAGCACCCTGTTGCCCGAGGCGGTCGGCATGCGTCGGGCGCTCGAGCTCACCCTCGGGCCGCGGATGCTGAGCGCGGACGAAGCACTCGACTGGGGGCTCGTGACCGAGGTGGTCCCCGCCGAGCATCTCGACGCCCGTGCCCGCGAGGTGGCCGCGTTCTGGTTGGCCGGAGCCACGGCCGCGTTCGGTCAGGCGCGGCGGCTGCTGCGCGAGAGCGTCGGCCGCGGCTATCAGGATGCCCTCGACGACGAAGCCCGCACGATCGGTGCGGCGATCGAGACACCCGAGTCGGTCGCGCGCGTCGCAGCGTTCGCCGCCGCGTCGGCGAAACGCTCGGCTGCGTCGACCACCACCACCCCGAAGGAGCCCACCGCATGA
- a CDS encoding bifunctional 2-methylcitrate synthase/citrate synthase: MTEATSDIKKGLAGVVVDVTSVSKVNPETNSLLYRGYPVQELAEHCSFEQVAYLLWNGELPTGAELAEFTSSERGQRALDDNVKAAIDLLPTTSHPMDALRTAVSVIGANDPTAETNTPEANAVKAASLYAKLPAIVAYDQRRRHGLELVPPRDDLGYSANFLFMTFGEEADPVVVDAFDVSMILYAEHSFNASTFTARVITSTLSDLYSAVTGAIGALKGALHGGANEAVMHVFDEIGTADQASAWLDAALAEKRKIMGFGHRVYKNGDSRVPTMLKALERLAEHYGKPEILELYTTLEADMVARKNIKPNLDYPSGPAYNLIGFDTATFTPLFVAARIVGWTAHIAEQLASNALIRPLSEYVGPDERHVPTD, encoded by the coding sequence ATGACCGAAGCGACCAGCGACATCAAGAAGGGTCTCGCCGGCGTCGTCGTCGACGTGACGAGCGTCTCGAAGGTGAACCCGGAGACGAACTCGCTGCTCTACCGCGGGTATCCGGTCCAGGAGCTCGCCGAGCACTGCAGCTTCGAGCAGGTCGCGTACCTGCTCTGGAACGGTGAACTGCCCACGGGGGCCGAACTCGCGGAGTTCACGTCGTCGGAGCGGGGCCAGCGCGCACTCGACGACAACGTCAAGGCGGCCATCGACCTCCTCCCGACGACGAGCCACCCGATGGACGCCCTCCGGACGGCGGTCAGCGTGATCGGTGCGAACGATCCGACCGCCGAGACGAACACCCCTGAGGCCAACGCGGTGAAGGCCGCGAGCCTGTACGCGAAGCTGCCCGCGATCGTCGCGTACGACCAGCGCCGCCGCCACGGCCTCGAGCTCGTCCCGCCGCGCGACGACCTCGGCTACAGCGCCAACTTCCTCTTCATGACCTTCGGCGAAGAGGCCGATCCGGTCGTCGTCGACGCGTTCGACGTGTCGATGATCCTCTACGCGGAGCACTCCTTCAACGCGTCGACGTTCACCGCCCGGGTCATCACCTCGACCCTCAGCGACCTGTACTCGGCGGTCACCGGAGCGATCGGCGCGCTCAAGGGCGCCCTGCACGGTGGGGCGAACGAGGCCGTCATGCACGTCTTCGACGAGATCGGGACGGCTGACCAGGCCAGCGCCTGGCTCGACGCGGCGCTCGCCGAGAAGCGCAAAATCATGGGCTTCGGACACCGGGTCTACAAGAACGGCGACTCGCGCGTGCCGACGATGCTCAAGGCGCTCGAGCGGCTCGCCGAGCACTACGGCAAGCCCGAGATCCTCGAGCTGTACACGACGCTCGAAGCGGACATGGTCGCGCGGAAGAACATCAAGCCGAACCTCGACTACCCCTCGGGCCCGGCGTACAACCTGATCGGGTTCGACACGGCCACGTTCACGCCGCTGTTCGTCGCCGCTCGGATCGTCGGGTGGACGGCGCACATCGCCGAGCAGCTCGCGTCGAACGCGCTCATCCGTCCACTGTCCGAGTACGTCG
- a CDS encoding helix-turn-helix domain-containing protein — protein MLYREALGAALRTRRLEQGRTLQDVATAAAVSTPYLSEIERGRKDASSEVVVTIADALRTRLDALMFDIADRFETAAAPIVVDLPLAEDALADATITPLRPAADPQLLAA, from the coding sequence ATGTTGTACCGCGAAGCCCTCGGCGCGGCCCTGCGCACGCGTCGACTCGAACAGGGGCGCACCCTGCAGGACGTCGCGACCGCCGCAGCCGTCTCGACGCCCTACCTGTCGGAGATCGAACGCGGCCGGAAGGACGCCTCCTCCGAGGTGGTGGTGACCATCGCCGACGCGCTCCGCACCCGCCTCGACGCGCTCATGTTCGACATCGCGGACCGCTTCGAGACCGCGGCGGCTCCGATCGTCGTCGACCTGCCGCTGGCCGAGGATGCGCTCGCCGATGCGACGATCACTCCGCTGCGCCCGGCGGCCGACCCGCAGCTGCTCGCCGCCTGA
- a CDS encoding 3-hydroxyacyl-CoA dehydrogenase, with protein sequence MDVTGSSAIVTGGASGLGFATATRLAGAGARVVLVDLPGSPGAERAEELGGFATFVPADVADGEQVQAAVEAAVSRGPLRVVVNCAGIAPPAKVLGRDGPADLGAFERVLRVNVLGTFNVIRLTADAMQHNDPDGDPVDGAGDRGVIINTASVAAFDGQIGQPAYAASKGAVHSMTLPIARELARFGIRVVTIAPGIMETPMLAGLPEAAQESLGHQVPYPARLGRPDEYAALALHIVENGYLNGETIRLDGAIRMAPK encoded by the coding sequence ATGGATGTGACCGGTAGTTCGGCGATCGTCACCGGCGGCGCCTCGGGACTCGGATTCGCGACCGCGACGCGGCTGGCCGGTGCCGGCGCGCGCGTCGTGCTCGTCGACCTCCCCGGTTCACCAGGGGCAGAGCGGGCCGAGGAGCTCGGTGGGTTCGCGACCTTCGTGCCCGCCGACGTCGCCGACGGTGAGCAGGTGCAGGCGGCGGTCGAAGCGGCGGTGTCGCGTGGACCGCTGCGGGTCGTCGTGAACTGTGCCGGCATCGCGCCACCGGCGAAGGTGCTCGGCCGCGACGGTCCGGCGGACCTCGGCGCCTTCGAACGCGTCCTCCGCGTCAACGTCCTCGGCACCTTCAACGTCATCCGGCTCACCGCCGACGCGATGCAGCACAACGATCCGGACGGCGATCCCGTCGACGGCGCCGGAGACCGCGGCGTCATCATCAACACCGCGTCCGTCGCAGCCTTCGACGGACAGATCGGCCAGCCCGCCTACGCCGCGTCCAAGGGGGCGGTGCACTCGATGACGTTGCCGATCGCCCGCGAGCTGGCGCGCTTCGGGATCCGGGTCGTGACGATCGCACCCGGCATCATGGAGACGCCCATGCTCGCCGGACTGCCCGAGGCGGCGCAGGAGTCGCTGGGGCACCAGGTGCCGTACCCGGCCCGCCTCGGTCGTCCCGACGAGTACGCCGCACTCGCGCTGCACATCGTCGAGAACGGCTACCTCAACGGTGAGACGATCCGCCTCGACGGCGCGATCCGGATGGCGCCGAAATGA
- a CDS encoding thiolase family protein → MRTAVIVDAIRTPSGRGKPGGALNAVHPTDLLAGTIRALVERTGIDPAVVEDVYAGCVTQSGEQGQNIARNAALAAGLPQETPGTTIDRQCGSSQQATTFAAQSVMSAGNDVVIACGVESMSRAPMGSNVQGADPFGSELRARFPEGLVGQGVSAELIAARWNLSRDELDAFAARSHERAAATWASGGFDGEVVAVTLPDGSVVTTDETVRAGTTPEALAGLPAVFRDERLAARFPEIAWRITPGNASPLTDGASAALVMSEVRALELGLTPRARFVSFAAVGSDPIEMLTGILPATRRILERSGLDIDDIDAFEVNEAFASVPLAWQREFGVDDDRLNPRGGAIALGHPLGASGTKLLATLLGQLEATGGRYGLQTMCEGGGMANATIIERL, encoded by the coding sequence ATGCGCACTGCAGTGATCGTCGACGCGATCCGGACGCCGTCCGGCCGGGGCAAACCGGGCGGTGCGCTGAACGCCGTGCACCCGACGGACCTCCTCGCCGGCACGATCCGCGCGCTCGTGGAGCGGACCGGCATCGATCCCGCGGTCGTCGAGGACGTCTACGCCGGCTGCGTCACCCAGTCCGGCGAGCAGGGGCAGAACATCGCGCGGAACGCGGCGCTCGCCGCAGGCCTCCCGCAGGAGACGCCCGGCACCACCATCGACCGGCAGTGCGGCTCCAGCCAGCAGGCCACCACCTTCGCCGCACAGAGCGTCATGTCGGCGGGCAACGACGTCGTCATCGCCTGCGGGGTCGAATCGATGAGTCGAGCGCCGATGGGCTCCAACGTGCAGGGTGCAGACCCCTTCGGCTCCGAGCTCCGAGCCCGCTTCCCCGAGGGCCTCGTCGGCCAGGGCGTCTCCGCCGAACTCATCGCCGCCCGCTGGAACCTCAGCCGCGATGAACTCGACGCCTTCGCCGCCCGCTCCCATGAGCGCGCCGCCGCGACCTGGGCGTCCGGCGGGTTCGACGGCGAGGTCGTCGCCGTCACCCTCCCCGACGGTTCCGTCGTCACGACCGACGAGACGGTCCGTGCCGGGACGACCCCCGAGGCGCTCGCCGGACTCCCCGCCGTCTTCCGCGACGAGCGGCTCGCGGCGCGCTTCCCCGAGATCGCCTGGCGGATCACGCCGGGGAACGCCTCACCGCTCACCGACGGCGCCTCCGCCGCGCTCGTCATGAGCGAGGTCCGGGCGCTCGAGCTGGGGCTGACGCCGCGTGCGCGCTTCGTCTCCTTCGCCGCGGTCGGGAGCGACCCGATCGAGATGCTCACCGGCATCCTCCCCGCGACCCGCCGCATCCTGGAGCGCAGCGGGTTGGACATCGACGACATCGACGCGTTCGAGGTCAACGAGGCGTTCGCCTCCGTCCCGCTCGCGTGGCAACGCGAGTTCGGGGTGGACGACGACCGGCTCAACCCGCGTGGCGGGGCGATCGCCCTCGGGCACCCGCTCGGCGCCTCCGGGACGAAGCTCCTCGCCACCCTCCTCGGCCAGCTCGAGGCGACCGGCGGCCGCTACGGTCTGCAGACGATGTGCGAGGGCGGCGGTATGGCCAACGCGACGATCATCGAGCGCCTCTGA
- a CDS encoding MmgE/PrpD family protein, with protein sequence MIQHHLRVHRSDENLAREGQLAWQLARVATDPVEVTPEVVDMIINRVIDNAAVAAASLTRRPVSSARAQALSHPVSTGGDGATVFGPDLARRVSPEWAAWANGVAVRELDFHDTFLAAEYSHPGDNIPPIVAVAQHVGCTGADLVRGIATGYEIQIDLAKAISLHRHKIDHVAHLGPSAAAGIGTMLGLDQATIHQAIGQALHTTTATRQSRKGEISTWKAHAPAFAGKMAVEAVDRAMRGETSPSPIYEGEDGVVAWLLDGPDASYDVPLPGAGEPKLAILDSFTKEHSAEYQAQAWIDLARKLHHEHPEVLVPGAVDRIVLHTSHHTHYVIGSGANDPQKYDPTASRETLDHSIPYIVAVALQDGAWHHVDSYRPERATRADTVELWHRISTAEDAEWTRRYHSLDPAEQAFGGRIEITLTDGSTIVDEIAVADAHPLGARPFARADYIHKFRTLAADVLDAEEIERFLALAERLPELDADEVKQLSIQAASGVLASAPHPAGLF encoded by the coding sequence GTGATCCAGCACCACCTGCGCGTCCATCGCAGCGACGAGAACCTCGCCCGCGAAGGACAGCTCGCCTGGCAGCTCGCCCGAGTCGCGACCGATCCGGTGGAGGTGACGCCCGAGGTCGTCGACATGATCATCAACCGGGTGATCGACAACGCCGCCGTCGCAGCCGCCTCGCTCACGCGCCGGCCCGTCTCCTCGGCTCGCGCCCAGGCGCTCAGCCACCCCGTCAGCACCGGCGGCGACGGTGCCACGGTGTTCGGGCCCGACCTCGCCCGCCGCGTCTCCCCGGAATGGGCCGCCTGGGCCAACGGCGTCGCCGTGCGCGAGCTCGACTTCCACGACACCTTCCTCGCCGCCGAGTACTCGCACCCGGGCGACAACATCCCGCCCATCGTCGCGGTGGCCCAGCACGTCGGCTGCACGGGCGCCGACCTCGTTCGAGGGATCGCGACCGGCTACGAGATCCAGATCGACCTCGCGAAGGCGATCAGCCTGCACCGACACAAGATCGACCACGTCGCACACCTCGGCCCGAGCGCCGCGGCCGGCATCGGCACGATGCTCGGCCTCGACCAGGCCACCATCCACCAGGCGATCGGCCAGGCACTCCACACCACGACGGCCACTCGCCAGTCGCGCAAGGGCGAGATCTCCACCTGGAAGGCGCACGCTCCCGCATTCGCCGGCAAGATGGCGGTCGAGGCCGTCGACCGGGCGATGCGCGGCGAGACCAGCCCGTCACCGATCTACGAGGGCGAGGACGGCGTGGTCGCCTGGCTGCTCGACGGCCCCGACGCCTCCTACGACGTCCCGTTGCCCGGCGCCGGTGAGCCGAAGCTCGCGATCCTCGACTCCTTCACGAAGGAGCACTCGGCGGAGTACCAGGCGCAGGCGTGGATCGACCTCGCCCGCAAGCTGCACCACGAGCACCCTGAAGTCCTCGTGCCCGGAGCCGTAGACCGCATCGTCCTCCACACCTCGCACCACACGCACTACGTCATCGGCTCCGGCGCGAACGACCCGCAGAAGTACGACCCGACGGCGTCGCGCGAGACGCTCGACCACTCCATCCCCTACATCGTCGCGGTGGCGCTGCAGGACGGCGCGTGGCACCACGTCGACTCCTACCGTCCCGAACGTGCCACCCGCGCCGACACCGTCGAGCTGTGGCACCGGATCTCGACGGCGGAGGACGCTGAGTGGACGCGCCGCTACCACTCGCTCGACCCGGCCGAACAGGCGTTCGGCGGGCGCATCGAGATCACGCTCACGGACGGGTCGACCATCGTCGACGAGATCGCCGTCGCCGACGCCCACCCGCTCGGAGCCCGGCCGTTCGCACGCGCCGACTACATCCACAAGTTCCGCACGCTCGCCGCCGACGTCCTCGATGCGGAGGAGATCGAGCGTTTCCTCGCGCTCGCCGAACGCCTCCCGGAGCTCGACGCCGACGAGGTCAAGCAGCTGAGCATCCAGGCCGCCTCCGGGGTCCTCGCCTCGGCACCCCACCCGGCCGGCCTGTTCTGA
- a CDS encoding SDR family oxidoreductase, which produces MTTLAGKTILMSGGSRGIGLAIALRAARDGANVAILAKTDTPDPRLEGTIHTAADAIREAGGQALPILGDVRNDDDITRAVFETAGEFGGIDIVVNNASVISLARTLDLDAKRYDLMQDVNVRGTFMLSRAAIPMLKDAENPHILSLSPPLNLDPKWLGAHTGYTLAKYGMSMVTLGLAAEFGRDGIAANTLWPKTTIKTAAVGNILGGEALLAKSRTPEIYADAAYEVLTASARELTGRSLIVEDVLAEAGVTDLAKYSPGVDESELYPDIFL; this is translated from the coding sequence ATGACCACCCTCGCCGGCAAGACCATCCTCATGTCGGGCGGCAGCCGCGGCATCGGCCTCGCGATCGCCCTGCGTGCCGCCCGCGACGGCGCGAACGTCGCGATCCTCGCCAAGACCGACACCCCCGATCCCCGCCTCGAGGGAACGATCCACACCGCAGCGGACGCGATCCGCGAGGCCGGTGGGCAGGCACTCCCGATCCTCGGCGACGTCCGGAACGACGACGACATCACACGGGCCGTGTTCGAGACCGCCGGTGAGTTCGGCGGCATCGACATCGTCGTCAACAACGCGAGCGTCATCAGCCTCGCTCGGACCCTCGATCTCGACGCGAAGCGGTACGACCTCATGCAGGACGTGAACGTGCGGGGCACCTTCATGCTGTCGCGGGCGGCCATCCCCATGCTGAAGGACGCGGAGAACCCGCACATCCTGTCGCTGTCACCGCCGCTCAACCTCGATCCGAAGTGGCTCGGCGCGCACACCGGCTACACACTCGCGAAGTACGGCATGTCGATGGTGACGCTCGGTCTCGCGGCCGAGTTCGGACGCGACGGCATCGCCGCGAACACGCTCTGGCCGAAGACGACGATCAAGACGGCGGCGGTCGGCAACATCCTCGGCGGCGAGGCCCTCCTGGCGAAGAGTCGCACCCCGGAGATCTACGCCGACGCGGCCTACGAGGTCCTGACGGCGTCGGCGCGTGAGCTCACGGGTCGGTCGCTCATCGTGGAGGACGTCCTCGCGGAGGCCGGGGTCACCGACCTCGCGAAGTACTCACCGGGCGTCGACGAGTCGGAGCTCTACCCCGACATCTTCCTGTAG